From the Cyanobium sp. M30B3 genome, the window CTCGATCGCCGATCGCATCTGCCAGCGGCGGCACCACGACTGGATCGAGACATTTCTGGTGTCGCACCGATAGGTGCGCCTGCCAAGCCAGCACCGATAGGTGCGTTCAACAAAGCAGCACCATCCCGTGGGGCAAGCAACCGTTCAAAAGTCGGCCAGGATGGGGCCATGAGCACGCAACCCGAACTTGGCTGGGCTGGCTGCACGGCGGTGGAGCGCGATCCCCAGCGCGTCAGTGGAGCCTGGGTGTTCCGCGGCACGCGAATCCCGGTGGCTGCTCTGTTCGAGAACCTGGAAGACGGCATCTCCCTGGCTGAATTTGTCGAGCTTTTCCCTGGAGTGACGCAGGAGCAAGCCCGCTTGGTGCTGGAGCATGCCGCCCGGAGTACGGCCGCTGCCGTGGCCTGAGTGCGGATCCTGTTTGACCAGGGAACGCCGGTTCCCCTTCGCCGCGCGCTGGACGGCCACGTCGTGGCCACGGCCTATGAGCTGGGCTGGTCCACCGTCACCAACGGGGAGCTGATCCGACTTGCGGAGCAGGAGGGCTATGAGCTCCTGATCACCACCGACACGAACCTCCGCTACCAGCAGAACCTGCGGCAGCGCAGCATCGCAATCCTGGTGCTGACCACCACCAGCTGGCCCCGGATTCGCCAGTTCTCCGTTGAAATCCAGGCCGCGATCGCCGCCATCAAAGAGGGCAACTACCGGGAGATCCCCATTCCCTGAGCCTCAGCGCTGCAGGAGCCAGCGCAGCAGCGACAGGCCAATGATCAGCCCGATGCCGGTGTTCCAGATCCAGGAGGGGCGCTTGGCCAATCGCTGCACCCAGGCCGGCAGGCGATCGCGCCACTGCTCCATCGCCAGCACCGCAAGGAGCAACAGGGCCAGGGGGATGCCGATCACCAGCACGAGATCACGGAACATCAGCACCTCACCTCGGCTCTAACCGTATTCAGATCAAGGCAACCAGGGCTTTTGTTCTTAGCCTTGGCCCATGGCCTTCCCCCGCATCAGCCACGATCCCGCCGTGATGGGCGGCAAGCCCTGCATCCGCGGGCTGCGCATCACGGTGGGCACGCTCGTGGGGTTGATCGCCAGCGGCAGCAGCCGCGAGCGGATCCTGCAGGCCTACCCGCAACTGGAAGCGGCTGACATCGATGAGGCCTTGGCGTACGCCGCCTGGCGCATGGAAGAGCGAGAAGAGGCGCTGGTCCTGAGCTGATGGCCAGGCTTCTGGTCGACATGGCTGTTTCAACGCAACAGCCTCTCGACCGAATGGATTCCTCTGTTGCGGGCCGCCGGCCATGAAGCGGTGCATTGGTCGGAGGTCGGCGATCCAAGGGCGCCGGATACGGTCCTGATGCAGTGGGCGATCGCCAACGGCTACGCCGTCTTCACGCACGACCTGGACTTCGGCACGATGCTGGCCCTCAGCGGTGCCGATGGGCCGAGCGTGCTGCAGGTGCGTTGCCTCAACGTGCTGCCCGAGGTGATCGGCACGCTGGTGCTGGCGCTGCTCAAGACCTATGGCGCTGAGATCGAGCAAGGGGCGCTGGTGGTCGCCGATGAACGCCGGCAGCGGGTGCGCATCCTGCCCCTGAAGCGGACGAGCTGAGCAGGCCAGACCAAGACAACCGTGCTAGTACAGGTGTACGCACTGAGCCAATCATGGGTAGCCCGCTCCCCCGCCCTGCAGCACTGAATGCCCGCCTCGACACCCCCGTTGAGAAGTGGCCCTACCTCGATGAGGGCACCCTGCAGAAGACCCGCAGCCGCAAGGTCTGCATGACCTGCCACTGGTTCAGGCACCACGCCGGAATGAACTGCATCCCGGTGCTCACTTGCCAGCTGCACCAAGGCCTGATCGCCCACGGCGAGCACCTCACCAGCCGCTGCCAGGGTTGGACCGACGAGATGACCCGCCAGCAGGGCTGGGCGCCGGAGGTGGCCTGAGCAGCCCATGCACCCCAGCGCTGTCACCGGCAAGCGGCCGCCGCTCTCCCCCCAGCAGGGCTGGCTCAGCGATGGTCGCCAGGTTCTGCACTTCAACCCGGTTTGCTACAGCCGTTACTCCCAGGCCCTGGAGCTCACCAGCGGCGAACTGATCCCCGGCCAGGTGCCGCTGCTCAAGTGCCGCAAGGAGATCACCCGCGAGGAAGCGATCAAGCTCTGGGCCGAGAAGCGGAAGGCGGGTTGGCAGGTCTGCCCGCCCCAGTGGACGCCGCCAGCAGAGGTCAAGCCACCGGCCAGGAATTGCTGATGGTGAGCAGGAGCGGATCTTTGAGCGCTTCTACCGCAGCGATTCCAGCCGGTCGCGCCAATCCGGCGGCACGGGGTTTGGGCTGCCGATTGCCCAGGCCATCGCCCGGCGTTATCGGAGCCGGATCACCCTGCAGAGCACCCCTGGCTGCGGCAGCACGTTTTTGCTTCAGCTGCCTGCACTGGCCTGAACCGGCCTTCCGCCGCAGCGTTGCCAGGTCATGAGCAGTCCGTTGAGCTCGTTGTGGAGGGATTGCAAATCGGCGATCCGCTGCTCGATCTCGCCGGCTTTGGCGCGGATCGTGGCCTGCAGGTTGTCGCAGGTGCACACCCCCGAGCGGCGCGCCTCCAGCACGGCTGTGATGGTGGGCAAAGGGATGTCGAGGGCGCGCAGGGTGCGGATGAGGGCCAGCTCGCCATACACCGATGCATCAAACAGGCGATATCGCCCCTCGCTGCGTGCCGAGGGCTGCAACAGGCCCTGGTCGCAGTAGAAGCGGATCGTCTTTACCGAAACGCCTGAGCGCGTAGCCACCGCACCGATCTTTTCGAGTTCCTGGGCAGGACATTCCGTCAGCTGTCGCGGAGCCACTTGACTCTCCTCCAAGGGGAGACCTCACTGTAAGAACACTGATCACC encodes:
- a CDS encoding DUF433 domain-containing protein: MSTQPELGWAGCTAVERDPQRVSGAWVFRGTRIPVAALFENLEDGISLAEFVELFPGVTQEQARLVLEHAARSTAAAVA
- a CDS encoding DUF433 domain-containing protein — its product is MAFPRISHDPAVMGGKPCIRGLRITVGTLVGLIASGSSRERILQAYPQLEAADIDEALAYAAWRMEEREEALVLS
- a CDS encoding DUF5615 family PIN-like protein; the encoded protein is MFQRNSLSTEWIPLLRAAGHEAVHWSEVGDPRAPDTVLMQWAIANGYAVFTHDLDFGTMLALSGADGPSVLQVRCLNVLPEVIGTLVLALLKTYGAEIEQGALVVADERRQRVRILPLKRTS
- a CDS encoding galactose oxidase, which translates into the protein MGSPLPRPAALNARLDTPVEKWPYLDEGTLQKTRSRKVCMTCHWFRHHAGMNCIPVLTCQLHQGLIAHGEHLTSRCQGWTDEMTRQQGWAPEVA
- a CDS encoding DUF1651 domain-containing protein; protein product: MHPSAVTGKRPPLSPQQGWLSDGRQVLHFNPVCYSRYSQALELTSGELIPGQVPLLKCRKEITREEAIKLWAEKRKAGWQVCPPQWTPPAEVKPPARNC
- a CDS encoding sensor histidine kinase; its protein translation is MADGEQERIFERFYRSDSSRSRQSGGTGFGLPIAQAIARRYRSRITLQSTPGCGSTFLLQLPALA
- a CDS encoding MerR family DNA-binding protein; its protein translation is MATRSGVSVKTIRFYCDQGLLQPSARSEGRYRLFDASVYGELALIRTLRALDIPLPTITAVLEARRSGVCTCDNLQATIRAKAGEIEQRIADLQSLHNELNGLLMTWQRCGGRPVQASAGS